A window from Chitinophaga filiformis encodes these proteins:
- a CDS encoding DHCW motif cupin fold protein, whose translation MTMECAKFLSFKHHPYLSPLTATFSQPNMSNIPFQTIDWTTIEKTTHTGTTGTATWQTMQFDGLRIRLVEYSKGYLADHWCQKGHIVHCLEGTFISELENGEQTVLSKGMTYVVSDDLSSHRSISDEGVKLLIIDGDFLKSRLA comes from the coding sequence ATGACCATGGAATGCGCTAAATTCCTTAGCTTTAAACATCACCCGTACCTGTCTCCATTGACAGCTACATTCAGTCAACCAAATATGAGCAACATACCCTTTCAAACGATAGACTGGACCACTATCGAAAAAACAACACATACAGGAACAACAGGCACTGCAACCTGGCAAACGATGCAATTTGACGGGCTCAGGATCCGGCTGGTTGAATATTCAAAAGGCTACCTGGCTGACCACTGGTGTCAAAAAGGCCATATTGTTCATTGCCTGGAAGGAACTTTTATCAGCGAACTCGAAAACGGAGAACAAACCGTCCTTAGTAAGGGTATGACCTATGTTGTATCTGACGATCTGAGTTCCCACCGGTCTATTTCTGATGAAGGAGTTAAGCTGCTGATTATCGACGGCGACTTTCTAAAGTCAAGACTGGCTTGA